A segment of the Allosaccharopolyspora coralli genome:
AGGAACGTTGTCGTTCTCCTCGTCGTCCTCCATGAGAACCGGCTGTCCAAACAAGTCGGCCAGTGTGACCCGCAGAGCCCGTGCCACGTCCGAGAGAACGTCCAGACGCCGGACGTCGCGCTCCCCGCGCTCGATCTTGCTGAGCCAGTCGACCTTCCGGCCCACCAGGTTCGCCAGAACCTCTTGGGTGAGACCACGTCGACGCCGGTAGAACTTGATGCGTTCCCCGACTGTCATCTGGTCACCAGCTCCGCGCATGAGTCCAGTTTACCGGGAGTGCCACGTGCAATCCATAGCAACGCGCGAGTCGATTCGCCTCAATTGAGCCCGAACCTGAGTTCGTTGCGTTAACCATAGTTCGCGAAACTCACGAAGGTCTTCCCAAGCGCTCACGGACAACATCCACAGGGCCGATCAGAATGAATGGAGAAAGGAGGACCAAAGTCCCTATTGGCCCCGGTGGTAGGATAGTAAATACTGCAACGAATAGCGACGCGGCAGCAAGGAAAGCGGAAAGCCACGAAGGAGTACTCGTATAAGCGCTGAGCAGCCGTAGCGCTACTCTGATTGTCATACCGCTGGGTGAACCGTTAAGCCTGGCTCTCCTGCGATGCTCTGCAGTTTTGCGAACATCTTTCCTGTACTGAGACATCCACCTTTCACTGCGTTGTTTGCAGCGGAGATGGTGGGACCGTAGAGCCCGCTCCTTGGCGATCATCGACGGCGTAAGACTGTCCGATAGAGTAGTACTTTTAAACTTGTCGATACGAACGGGAGCACGAAGGACAACCTCGTACGAAAGGAAGCAGAAAAAGATAGTAAATCCGGTCACAATCAGAAATAGTTTCGCACCCGCGTATCCATCTGAAAAGACCTGTAGCCAACCTATAAAGGTGAGCGGCGCGAAGTATGCAAAGCTGACCCAATCCGACGTTCCCAAAGAAGACCAGCTGGGCTGCTGACGGGATTCTACGCTCCAGATGAACCACAAACACACACCGATCACTACTACGCCGTGAGGGGCCGGCCTGTTTTCGGACGGCTTGTTAGTGGGTTATTTTATGCCGCGTTCGCATGGTTGTAGTACTCGGCATGGGCTTCGTTCGGGGCCTTGTATCCGATAGCGGAATGGAGCCTGCGGTGATTGTATCGAAGCTCGATATAGGAAGCAATGTCAGCCTTGGCGTGGTCTTTGGTGAGGTAGGTAACTCGATGAACGCGTTCATTTTTCAGGGTGGCGAAGAAGGATTCGGCCATGGCGTTATCGAAGCATATCCCGGTGCGTCCGACGGATTGTCGGATGCCGAGCGAGCGTAGCGTCATCGCGAAGTCGGCGGACGTGTAGTTGCTGCCCCTGTCTGAATGGAAAATCGCGCGGGCGGGAAGGGTGTGGTTGCGGGCAGCCATGTGGATCGCCTTCTCGATAAGTGGTGTGCGGTAGTGGTCGTCGATGGCCCATCCGACGACGGCTTTCGAATAACAGTCGATGACCGTGGCCAGATACACCCATCCCTGTCCGGTCGGGATATAGGTGATGTCGCCAACCAATTTCTCGCCCGGCTCACGGGCGGTGAAGTCACGTTTGAGCAGGTCCGGCAGCACGTGCGTGCTCGCCTGGGTCAGGCTCGGGCGCCAGGGCCGAGGCTGGCAGGGGACGAGCTGCTGATCCCGCATGATGCTGCGCACGAGCTCCGGCGTGGCCGGCTCTCCGCAGCGGGCCAGCCACGCGTGGATGCGCCGGTGGCCGTAGGTGCCATCGGAGTCGTCGAAACACTTCTTGATCAACGTGCCCAGGTAGCGACGGCGCCGGTCGGTGTCCGACTCGGGTCGCGACAGCCAGTCGTAGAATCCAGATTTCGACACGTTGAGCCAGGCACACATGTTCTCCACGGTGTAGCTCTTCACGCCGTGTTCGTCCGTGGTGTCCTTCTCTGCAGCGATGAACGCGTACCGCTGGCTCACCGATACTCGCTGGCAAAGAAGGCGGCTGCTTTTCCCAGAAATTCCGTCTTCATGCGCAGCTGACGATTCTCTTCTTCCAGCTCACGCAGTCGCGCACGCTCGGACACGCTCAACGACGGCTCCGGAGCATCGTGCGCGGCCTCGTACGCGTTCACCCAGTTCCGCAGGGTCTGCTGATTCAACCCGAGCTCGCGAGCAACCTCGGCCACCGTACGACCGGTCTCGGTCACCATCTTCGCCGCTTCATCCCGAAACTCGGGAGAATACGACCGACGCTTCGTTCCAGACACAGACAACCTTCCCTCGAAGGAGCGATTTTAGTTGGCTGCCTGTCCGAAAACGCCACGGCCCTCTACCGAGAATCAGCCAGTTATGCGAGTCGTTACTCAGCCAGTTTGTTCGTCTGGCGGTGGATACCAAGGCGATAGACGCGCTCCACCAAAGAACCGTAATCAAGGCGGCACTCACTTGTCTTCTCCAGAATCGACGCCAAGTATTACTTACCGAGCAGCGGCACGCAAGTAGCAACTGAGTCCCCTATTGATAAGCGTTATGGTGACACATAAGTAGGTTTTTCGAAGCTAGACAGAATCGGTAAATCCCAGGCTGATTTCCGAGGTTAACGCGAAGATACTTTGTCAGGACACGGGATCCGTAGCGCTGATCAACGCGCGCAGATAATTATGGAAGTGTGATATTTATGACTCGGTATTTGCTAGCCCATCGGTTTCCGAACCTGGCTTGGGCGGCAACTCAGAAGCCCGCGAGAAAGAGGCCGTCAGTCATAGGACCCGCGCACTCTCCAAGTTCGTTCCGTTGATTGGCGCCCTATTTTTCTCCGGTGGCGGCCGGATCAATTTCCGGAAACGCGGCACGTGCGTCGTTATTTAGTTCGGCTCCATTCGCTACAGAGTACCGCATTCCGAGATGAACAAGATCCCAAATTTTGCGATTCGCCTGAATCAGTCGCGGAGTGAATCGTACTGTCCGCGTTTCGTCGGACAGTACCAACTCGTAGCCGTTCATTCCTCGTGGCTGGTACTCAATTCCTGTAAGCTCGTACGTTTTCACCCAGTGCTTACCAATTTTTAGCCAATCCGCGCCAGCGGTCACAACCTCCGCGCGTGATGCGTAAACAAGGTAAACGAAGAGTCCACCGATGAGGACCCAGTTTGGCCAGAGGGAGAGTGCCCACAACCCGCCGTACAAGTACAGCGCAACAGCAAGAACGAAGGGAGGGGCCAGCGCGGTCAGCCAGGAGGCCAACTTGCGCTGGCGATAACGCTCCAACCCCGGTCCTTCTCCGGCCAGTGGAGGTGGTACCTGCCCCGGCCGCGTTTCGTTATAACCGCCTGGGCTCTGCGCGGGCGCCTCCGGCGGACGTGGCTCGCCTGTTTGTCGGTCCGGCCGCGGAGGAAGTTCAGCGTGGAAGCTGTCACCGGCCAAAACGTGCCTTCCTGCGCTCGTCGGTGTAGTCGTCCGGGCTATTGCCACCATCGCCACCGAGATCGCGATAGAGGTCTCGAAAATCGTGATCTTGGAAATAGGTCCAGGCGGTAGCCGCAGTGAAGCCTACACCGAGTCCGAGCGCGGTAATCGGACCTCCGGCCGCCGCGCCAACACCACCGGAGGCGGCGGCAGTCGCAACGCTTGATGCGCCAACGCTGAACGCCAATCCGCCAAAGTTGGTCCATACCGACTTGGCAACTGGTTTACCTGAAGCAATATCAGTCACCGTAAATGTTCCGGCCCCAACGACGCCAACGACGTTAAATAGTCGTCCCATCCCTGCGAGCCGACTATTTCCTTGGCCGCCGAGTGTTCGAGAGAATTGGCCAAGTATCGCTTCCCCGGCGAGGGTCTTACCGCCACCTAGAACGAGACGTGCATTGCTCTTGGCTCCTCTTTCGTCAACGCCCATGTTTGCATTGAGTTTCGTCAGGTGGGCTTCACGTTGAGCGGGTGGCATATCCGTTGAGAGTTTCTTAAACTCTTCGATGAACGTCTTTTGTTTCTGCGCATTTAGGGCAAGTGCCGAAGAAGTCCCATGAGCCACGCCCATGTAGGTGAGGCCTCGAGCGACCCAGGTCATCGGGTTAGCAATGAATGCTTCCACGATCCCATTGGCGCCTGACATGGCCTTGAGCAGGGTCCGGTGCGCGGTGCGTTCCCGACGTCGTTCGTTGTCGGCCATCGCTTGAATCTCGCGGTACGCGTCGAGTTTCTCTTTCGCCCGCTCTTGTATTTCGGACGCCGGGTTTAACGCAGGCATATCGCCGCCAACACCTTGTGGAGCAGAATCGTCTGCGCCTCCGGGCGGTTGATGAATGACAGTGCCCACGACTGTCAGGCCCTTCGCGTGCGCGAGGTCGAGGCAGTCCTGCATGCCCGACCGAACGGTTTCGATATCGCTAGCGAAGAGGTCTACACCCCAGATCAACCAGTCGACGGCTTCCGTGATCTGATCAATGTCCGAGGCACAGCCAGACACGTGATCGCGGAAGGCCTCCCCGGCACCGCCCTTCCAAACCTGCTCCGATGACGACCGCACCTTGTGCGCGGCTGTCGCGGCGTCGTGGTTCGTTGCCGAGAGCTGACTCAACCACTCGACGAGCCGGCGGCACGATTCCGGCTCAGACTTGACATGTACGTCGATGTTGCCCACAAGTTCCCCTCAGTGGTCACGGTCAGCCCGGAGGCTGCGGCATTCCCTCTGTGCCTTGGTCATCAGAACGGAGGTATTCCTCTCGGGAGGCACGAACGTCGTCGGCGATCTGGTGTAGGCCGCCACTGGCCCCGGCACTTGCCTCGGAAAGCCGACCGATTGTGTCGGCCAGCAACGTCAACGACTCGCCCGCATTGGCCATCGGGGAGGGTTGCATGCCATCCAACTTCGCGGCGCCGCCTTCCAACTGGTTCGCAAGACCCGCCATTTCGTTCGTGCTGTTCTGAATGTCTGCCACTACGTCTCCTGCGTGGTCTTCATATCGTCGTCAGGCAGCGGTACGTCTTGTAGCACGACCTGGGCGCCTGTCTGTTCGGCCAGGGTCATGACGTCGGTGTCAGCGACAGAAACCCAGGGCTGAGCTTCCCCGCAACCTTCTACGAGGCGTTCGAGGCTGGTGTACGTGAGCAGAGCGAACGCGCCCTCGGACGTGTAGCGCAACTCGAAGCGGACTTGTTGATCACCAGTCGACGCCCGTTCACTCGGGACAAAGACTTCGGTCTGCGGGGCGCCCAACACTGCTGGTGCAACAACGTGATCTTCCCCGGGCTGTGCCGGTGGCACGACCATGACCTCCTTGGATCAGCCTTAGCTGCTTGCCCACGTAGCGTACCGGGAGTGGCCATGGCGCTGTCTCAGGTTTGATCAAACCCACTTCGAGCATCACCCGTACGCACGAATGGAAGAGGCGACGATCTGTGCTGTGAGGACTTTCTGTACGTCTTCAAGCCGCCCCGGGACGGGGCGGTCGGGCGGCCGACTCCGGCGACCTGGCCCGCCGCTCGTGCCTCGCTCTGCGCCGGACGGTCGCTGCGGGTCGGCACGCCCGCCATCACGTGCGGGTCGTGCGTGAAGTGTGCAGACGTCGTCATGGTGCCACCCTCTCCGCGCCCGGGATGGTCAAAGCCGAGGTCGACAGCATCAACCCCGCCTTCGGCGTCCCGATCCCGCCAGGGGTCACCTCGACGACGAAAGGCCGGCCCCGGGTGCGGGGCCGGTAGCGTGATCGGGAGTTCCGGGTTGACGCTGCCGACCCCGGCAGTGCGGCGGGCAAGGACGCGGTGAGGGCGGCGTGCGAGTCATGTCCCGGTGCCGGCGGGCAACCACGGCCGCCGGTTGCTCGGCTGACATCCATATCGGACATCAACCGAGCCGTACGGCAATGAACTGACCTGGGATTCACTGATGTCACCCAGGACAGCCGAAGTGCCACCGTCCCAGGTCAGCAAGTTCGTCAACGGAGCTGGCAGTCAAGGGGTCAGGGGTTCGAATCCCCTCAGCTCCACCCCTCTGACCAGGGCCGACGCGATACAGCGTCGGCCCTGGTTTCGTACTGCCTGTCTAACTGCCTGTCTATCGGTTCGATCTTGTGTCCCCGAAGATGTCGTCCATGGCCGTAGCGCCCTCGACCATGACCGGACGGATCTGCTTCCGGTAGACGTGTTCGGTGACGCGCGTGCCGCTGTGTCCGACCAGTCGTGCGATGTCTTCCAACGAGACACCGGACGCAGACATGACCGAGACGAAGCTGTGCCGCATCTCGCGAGGCGTCCAGTCACCCGGGGGAAGACCAGCGGCCTTGATGATCTGTCTGAACCACCTCCGCACGTTGTGGTGGTCGAGCTGGGTACCGGCAGCCGACCGGAAGACAAGACCGTATGGCTCCCACTCTCTACCAGCCTTGGCAGCCTCGGCGCGTTGGCGAAGGCGATGAGCTCGCAGCGCGACGACGCATCGCAGTGGCAATGCCAGCGTGCGACGTGACTTTCGGGTCTTGGTGTCACCGCCTTCTCTCACCGAGTGCCAGACCTGAATGGCGCGCGGCGCGGGCGGGTCTTGTGCCGAGTCGCCATGCAGTTCAACGTGATCCCACGTGAGTGCCCGGAGTTCTTCCGGGCGAGCGCCGATGAGCAAGGACAGCTCGACGTAGGCGTGAATCTGTGTGCCTTCGGCGGCGTGTAGGACTGCTTCTGCTTGTTCGATGGTGAGCGATTTTGATGGTCTTCCTTCGAGACCAACGGGAATGTCGCACAGGCTCACCACGTTGCGCCTCACTTTGTCGCGTGCTTGCGCATAGCGAACGGCGCGGCTGAGGATCGAGTGCAGCAGCCGCACCGTTCTCGTACTTACGTTTGCGGCACGATCGGCGAGCCACCTCTCTACGTGTTCTGCTGTGAGGGCGCGGAGAGTTTTGTTGCCCAGCAACGGGATGATGTGGTTTGCGGCGATAGTGCGGTAGTTCTCCACGGTCGAGGCGGAACGTCCATTGAGGCCGTATTTCAGCCACCCCTCGACTGCGTGCTTTACCGTGTACGAGTCGGACGCCACCGGCAAGCTGCTGTCGCGATCATCCACCAGCTCCTTTAGCTTGTTCCGTGCTTCGGTCTTCGTCTTGCCGCTCGCCTGACGGGTCATGCGTTTGCCACGCGCGTCGAACCCTGTGGTGACCCAGGCGATCCAGCGCTGTCGGCCTTTGTGCCAGTGCAGACCGCCGTCGCCCCTGCTACGCCGTTTGGCCATAGTCGTCCTCCTTCGCTTCGCGCTCGAGCAGTTCGATGAAGTCTTCAATGGCACTGTGAGGTGTATCAAGGATCTTGGACAGGGCCTCTCGACTGAGAGGATGCGTCCGTGCCGGAGAAGCGTCGGAAGTTCAGCCCGCAGTTCAAGGCCGAGGCGGTGCAGCTGGTAGTGAGCACCGGTCGGCCGGTGGTTGAGGTGGCCCGGGAGTTGCAGATCAACGAGGGGACCTTGGGCAACTGGGTCAACACCTGGCGGCGGGAGAACCCGGAACCCGAGCCCGAGATGAGTCCCGTGGAGCGTGCGCGGTTGAGCGAGTTGGAAGCCGAAGTGCAGCGGCTGCGGATGGAAAACGAGTTCCTGAAAAAAGCAGCGGCCTTCTTCGCCCGGACGCAGGACTGAGTCAGCGCTGCGCGCTGATCGAGGCGGAGAAGGCCAACTACAGCATTTCCTGGATGTGTCGCATGCTTGGCGTGGCTCGGTCGTCGTTCTACGCCTGGCGCCACCGCGCCGAGACCCCGACGACCGCCCGGCGGCGGGAGCTTGCCGGACACGTGCGCCGCGTGTTCGACCAGTCCCGCCGGACGTACGGGTGCCGCCGGGTCGCCGCCCAGCTGGCCCGGGACGGCATCGAGGCCAGCGTGGGCCTGGTCGCGGACCTGATGCGCGAGCAGGGTTTGGCCGCGGTGCAACCCCGCGCGTACAAGACCACCACCGTGCCCGGTGAGCAGCCGGTGACCAGCCCGGATCTCCTCGGGCGGGACTTCACCGCCGGCACGCCCGGAACGCGGCTGGTCGGCGACATCACCTACCTGCCCACCAGCGAGGGGTGGCTGTATCTGGCCACGGTCATCGACCTGGCCACCCGCATGGTCGTCGGCTGGGCCATGGCCGCCCACATGCGCACCAGCCTGGTCATCGACGCGCTGGCCATGGCCCGCACCCACGGGCACCTCACCGCCGGGGCGGTGTTCCACTCCGACCGCGGAGCCCAGTACACCTCGAAGGAGTTTTCCCGCTACTGCAAGAAAATCCGCGTCACCACCAGCCTCGGTGGCACCGGAGTCTGCTGGGACAACGCCGCCGCCGAATCGTTCTTCGCGAGCCTGAAAAACGAGTGCTACCACCTGCACCGACACACCACCCGCGCCCGCGCACGATTCGCCGTAGCCGACTACATCGAAGTCTTCTACAACCGCCAACGACTACACAGCAGCCTCGGCTACCGCACCCCCACCGAGGCCCTACACGACCACCACCCGGCCGCAGCAGCGGCCTGACCACAACAAACCAGAGGAACTGTCCAAGATCATTGACACAGCCCAAACTGGCTTTTGTGCCCGTAGGGCACGGTCATACGGGGCACTGTGAGGGGCTCCGGCGTTCGGAGTTCGTGCCTCGCAAGGCAGGGGTTCTCGCCGCGTACGTGTGGTACTCAAGAGGACCCCAACGCCGCGAGGCGCGAACTGGGGCGGCGATACCGGACCACCCACCCAAGTTCCACAACGCCTTCTCAGACCTCGTCAGTGGCGGGCGTGTCGTTGCGCGGCCGCAGGATCGCCGCGCTCAGGGCCATCGACGCGGGCCAAGCGACCATCGTGAGAACGAAGGCGATGGGCCACGCGATGATGAACTGCTTGGGCCAGGCGGTCAGCCACTCCAGTGACGGGCCCGTGAAGACGAGGCCCATGATGCCCGACATCGTCGCGGCCATGATGAAGGTCATGACCTAGAGGGCCGTGGCGTTTTCGGACAGGCAGCCAACTAAAATCGCTCCTTCGAGGGAAGGTTGTCTGTGTCTGGAACGAAGCGTCGGTCGTATTCTCCCGAGTTTCGGGATGAAGCGGCGAAGATGGTGACCGAGACCGGTCGTACGGTGGCCGAGGTTGCTCGCGAGCTCGGGTTGAATCAGCAGACCCTGCGGAACTGGGTGAACGCGTACGAGGCCGCGCACGATGCTCCGGAGCCGTCGTTGAGCGTGTCCGAGCGTGCGCGACTGCGTGAGCTGGAAGAAGAGAATCGTCAGCTGCGCATGAAGACGGAATTTCTGGGAAAAGCAGCCGCCTTCTTTGCCAGCGAGTATCGGTGAGCCAGCGGTACGCGTTCATCGCTGCAGAGAAGGACACCACGGACGAACACGGCGTGAAGAGCTACACCGTGGAGAACATGTGTGCCTGGCTCAACGTGTCGAAATCTGGATTCTACGACTGGCTGTCGCGACCCGAGTCGGACACCGACCGGCGCCGTCGCTACCTGGGCACGTTGATCAAGAAGTGTTTCGACGACTCCGATGGCACCTACGGCCACCGGCGCATCCACGCGTGGCTGGCCCGCTGCGGAGAGCCGGCCACGCCGGAGCTCGTGCGCAGCATCATGCGGGATCAGCAGCTCGTCCCCTGCCAGCCTCGGCCCTGGCGCCCGAGCCTGACCCAGGCGAGCACGCACGTGCTGCCGGACCTGCTCAAACGTGACTTCACCGCCCGTGAGCCGGGCGAGAAATTGGTTGGCGACATCACCTATATCCCGACCGGACAGGGATGGGTGTATCTGGCCACGGTCATCGACTGTTATTCGAAAGCCGTCGTCGGATGGGCCATCGACGACCACTACCGCACACCACTTATCGAGAAGGCGATCCACATGGCTGCCCGCAACCACACCCTTCCCGCCCGCGCGATTTTCCATTCAGACAGGGGCAGCAACTACACGTCCGCCGACTTCGCGATGACGCTACGCTCGCTCGGCATCCGACAATCCGTCGGACGCACCGGGATATGCTTCGATAACGCCATGGCCGAATCCTTCTTCGCCACCCTGAAAAATGAACGCGTTCATCGAGTTACCTACCTCACCAAAGACCACGCCAAGGCTGACATTGCTTCCTATATCGAGCTTCGATACAATCACCGCAGGCTCCATTCCGCTATCGGATACAAGGCCCCGAACGAAGCCCATGCCGAGTACTACAACCATGCGAACGCGGCATAAAATAACCCACTAACAAGCCGTCCGAAAACAGGCCGGCCCCTCAACCTGGGTCAGGAAGATGCTCTTCTTGCTCATCGTCCGTTCCTTGTCAGGGACGACGACGCCCTCGGTGCTCGCAGTGGCGCCGCCGACCGTTCCGTTGCGGGAATGGGGTTGCGCCAGGGGTTCACACCGTCGGGTGCGACTGCATCTCGCAGAAGCGCGAGGGCTGGAATAACCACACCAGCCTGAATCTTCTAGGCGAGGCGATGTTAACCGATGTCATCGGCCGGTCGAACCGGGGCGGCTCGGTCGCCGATGGTGCCGTGCCAGGACTCGGTGAGGACGTCGAGCATCTGCTCGTGCTGCACACTCCAGCGGCCCGGGGTCCAGTGGCGGGCGACGCGGTCGAGCTCGGTGATGGCGGTTGCGCTGCGCAGGCCTGGTGGCCACCACGGCGACGCGGTCGGGTATGACGGCAACCGACGAGGCGCGTGCTGCGCTGGTGGCCGAGCTGGTCGAGGCCGGGCGCGGAGACCGAGTACTGCTCGCAGTGTTTCCAGGACACTGACCTGGTCCTTCGTGTTCGAGTAAGCTCTCCCACCTTCCACCCCTCTGACCAGGGCCGACGCCGACCGGCGTCGGCCCTGGTTTACTGCGATGTGGTTGATGTCGATGGCACCTACGCCAGGTGGCTCGATGGCATCGGCGCCGAGTTCGTGCTGCTGCGTCCGGACTTCTACGTCGCAGAGACTGCCCACGACCCGGTGCGTCTGCGCTCCCATCTCGGTACGGTCCTCAATGGACTGCACCTGACGACCGGTCGCCCGGTGGCGGCCGCAGCTCGATGAAAGTGATGAACCGGATGAGTCTGCATTTCGACCACGTCACCCTCGGCCAGCGGGTGCGGTTCGGGACGAACCGCGCCGCGGACAACCTCGCCGCGGAAGTGAATCGGCTCGGCGCCGAGCGAGTCATGGTGATCGCCGCACCGACCGAATCCGCCATCGCCGACTCCGTCACCGGACACATCGATGTGGCTGTGCGCCACGACGACGTCGCCCCGCACGTGCCGCTCGACAAGGCAGCGAAGGCCCGGGCGGTCGCCTCCGACAACGGCATCGATCTGCTCGTCTGTATCGGCGGCGGCTCGACCACCGGATTGGCCAAAGCCGTGGCGATGACGACCGCACTGCCGATCGTGGCTGTGCCCACCACCTACGCCGGGTCCGAGGCCACCAACGTGTGGGGGTTGACCGAATCGGCCCGCAAGACCACCGGCGTCGACGACACTGTCCTGCCGACCACCGTGATCTACGACGCGGCGCTGACGCTGTCGCTGCCGGTGGAGTTGTCGATCGCCTCCGGGCTCAACGGCATGGCGCACTGCATCGACTCGATGTGGGCGCCGCGTGCGGACCCGATCAACCAGGCCATGGCAGGGGAGGGAATCCGCGCACTCGCCAACGGCCTGCCCGCTCTCCGGCAGGATCCGCACGATCTGTCCGGCAGGGAACAGACGTTGTACGGGGCGTATCTGTCCGCAGTGGCGTTCGCTTCCGCCGGTTCCGGTTTGCATCACAAGATCTGCCACGTCCTCGGCGGCGCCTACAACCTGCCGCACGCCGAAACGCACGCCACGGTCCTGCCGTACGTCCTCGCCTTCAACGGCCCCGCAGCGCCGGAAGCCGAGGCACGCATCGCCACGGCATTCGGCGCCGCGGCGGCCATCGAGGGCCTCGATGCGCTGCGAGACAAGGTGAACGCGCCGCGAGCATTGCAGGACCACGGTATGGCCGAAGAGGCGATTCCCGAGGCCGCAGAGCTGATCCTGCCCGCCGTTCCCGAATCGAATCCTCGGCCGGTCCGTGAAGCCGATCTGGACAGACTCCTGCGCGCAGCCCACACGGGCGCCGCCGCCACTACGTGTGGAACAGCAGCGTGCAAGGCGTAGGAATCGGAACGCCGCGCTCGCGCAGACTTTGGCCCACGGTGCCTGCGGTGACGTCCATGCGTGCGGCGGCCAGCGACCCGCTCCTGGTG
Coding sequences within it:
- a CDS encoding IS3 family transposase (programmed frameshift), whose translation is MVTETGRTVAEVARELGLNQQTLRNWVNAYEAAHDAPEPSLSVSERARLRELEEENRQLRMKTEFLGKSSRLLCQRVSVSQRYAFIAAEKDTTDEHGVKSYTVENMCAWLNVSKSGFYDWLSRPESDTDRRRRYLGTLIKKCFDDSDGTYGHRRIHAWLARCGEPATPELVRSIMRDQQLVPCQPRPWRPSLTQASTHVLPDLLKRDFTAREPGEKLVGDITYIPTGQGWVYLATVIDCYSKAVVGWAIDDHYRTPLIEKAIHMAARNHTLPARAIFHSDRGSNYTSADFAMTLRSLGIRQSVGRTGICFDNAMAESFFATLKNERVHRVTYLTKDHAKADIASYIELRYNHRRLHSAIGYKAPNEAHAEYYNHANAA
- a CDS encoding SAV_915 family protein, whose translation is MVVPPAQPGEDHVVAPAVLGAPQTEVFVPSERASTGDQQVRFELRYTSEGAFALLTYTSLERLVEGCGEAQPWVSVADTDVMTLAEQTGAQVVLQDVPLPDDDMKTTQET
- a CDS encoding tyrosine-type recombinase/integrase; the protein is MAKRRSRGDGGLHWHKGRQRWIAWVTTGFDARGKRMTRQASGKTKTEARNKLKELVDDRDSSLPVASDSYTVKHAVEGWLKYGLNGRSASTVENYRTIAANHIIPLLGNKTLRALTAEHVERWLADRAANVSTRTVRLLHSILSRAVRYAQARDKVRRNVVSLCDIPVGLEGRPSKSLTIEQAEAVLHAAEGTQIHAYVELSLLIGARPEELRALTWDHVELHGDSAQDPPAPRAIQVWHSVREGGDTKTRKSRRTLALPLRCVVALRAHRLRQRAEAAKAGREWEPYGLVFRSAAGTQLDHHNVRRWFRQIIKAAGLPPGDWTPREMRHSFVSVMSASGVSLEDIARLVGHSGTRVTEHVYRKQIRPVMVEGATAMDDIFGDTRSNR
- a CDS encoding IS3 family transposase (programmed frameshift); amino-acid sequence: MPEKRRKFSPQFKAEAVQLVVSTGRPVVEVARELQINEGTLGNWVNTWRRENPEPEPEMSPVERARLSELEAEVQRLRMENEFLKKAGGLLRPDAGLSQRCALIEAEKANYSISWMCRMLGVARSSFYAWRHRAETPTTARRRELAGHVRRVFDQSRRTYGCRRVAAQLARDGIEASVGLVADLMREQGLAAVQPRAYKTTTVPGEQPVTSPDLLGRDFTAGTPGTRLVGDITYLPTSEGWLYLATVIDLATRMVVGWAMAAHMRTSLVIDALAMARTHGHLTAGAVFHSDRGAQYTSKEFSRYCKKIRVTTSLGGTGVCWDNAAAESFFASLKNECYHLHRHTTRARARFAVADYIEVFYNRQRLHSSLGYRTPTEALHDHHPAAAAA
- a CDS encoding DUF2798 domain-containing protein; amino-acid sequence: MTFIMAATMSGIMGLVFTGPSLEWLTAWPKQFIIAWPIAFVLTMVAWPASMALSAAILRPRNDTPATDEV
- a CDS encoding maleylacetate reductase; protein product: MNRMSLHFDHVTLGQRVRFGTNRAADNLAAEVNRLGAERVMVIAAPTESAIADSVTGHIDVAVRHDDVAPHVPLDKAAKARAVASDNGIDLLVCIGGGSTTGLAKAVAMTTALPIVAVPTTYAGSEATNVWGLTESARKTTGVDDTVLPTTVIYDAALTLSLPVELSIASGLNGMAHCIDSMWAPRADPINQAMAGEGIRALANGLPALRQDPHDLSGREQTLYGAYLSAVAFASAGSGLHHKICHVLGGAYNLPHAETHATVLPYVLAFNGPAAPEAEARIATAFGAAAAIEGLDALRDKVNAPRALQDHGMAEEAIPEAAELILPAVPESNPRPVREADLDRLLRAAHTGAAATTCGTAACKA